The genomic interval ACCTCCGGAAAGAATAATACCTCTATCTAAAATATCACCAGATAACTCTGGCGGAGTGCGTTCAAGTGTAAGTTTAACCGCTTCGACGATAGAATTTACGGGTTCTGTCAAAGCCTCTTGAATTTCTTTAGATGTAATTTCAACTGTTTTGGGAATCCCTGCAATTAAATCTCTACCTTTTACATGTAATGAACCGTCTTCTTTGTAAGGTAGTGTTGAGCCAATTGTGCATTTTATCTGCTCACCGGTTTTTTCTCCTATCAATAAATTGTATTTTCGTTTCATATATTGAACAATCGCTTCATCCATTTCATCTCCAGCGATTCTAACAGAAACGCTTGTGACAATACCACCAAGTGCAATCACCGCTATTTCGGTGGTGCCACCCCCGATGTCTACAATCATGCTGCCAATCGGATCCATAATTGGCATATCGACGCCAATCGCGGCTGCCATAGGTTCTTCCACTAAGTACACTTCCCGGGCGCCTGCATGCTCGGCCGAATCACGGACTGCACGTTTTTCAACTTCTGTAATTCCAGAAGGAATACAAACAACAACCAAAGGCCGAATAAAACGATTGAATTTCATTTTACGGATGAAATATCTGATCATCTCTTCCGCCAATTCAAAATCAGCAATCACACCATCCTTTAATGGTCTTATCGTTGAAATTTCATCCGGCGTACGGCCTATCATTTCGCGTGCATCTTCTCCAATCGCTACGATTTCTTGATTAACCCGGCTAATCGCTACAATTGAAGGTTCATTAATTAAAATACCTTTGTCTTTCGCATAAACCAGTGTGTTAGCCGTTCCTAAATCAATTGCAATATCATTTGAAAAATAATTAAATAAATTCATTGCCTTATTCACTCCATATGTGGCTACAAAATTCCTTTTTGAAATCTTTTACAATTAAGATATTCCTTAGTGTCGGAAATGGCGTTTACCTGTGAATACCATAGTCATTCCGTGTTCATTTACAGCATCAATTACTTCTTCATCTCGAATGGAACCACCCGGTTGAATAATAGCGGTTACCCCGGCTTTTGCAGCAGTATCAACACCGTCCCGAAATGGAAAGAACGCATCCGAAGCCATTACCGATGCCAAAAGTGATAATCCCGCATTTTTTGTTTTTTGAATGGCTAACGCCACAGAATCTACTCTTGACATCTGTCCTGCTCCAATACCAAGAAGACGATCACTCTTAGAAAAGACAATTGCATTTGATTTTACATGCTTTACAGCACGCCAGGCAAAAGCCATAGATTCCATTTCATTTTCACTGGGTTGGCGTTTTGAAACCACTCTAATTTCTGAATCTTTTAATTGAATATTATCTTCTTCTTGGATTAAAAAACCATTCAAACTATTGCGAATACACAACTTAGCATCCATATTCTTTTTCGGGTGATACTTGAGAATCCTTAGTTTTTTTTTCTTTTGTAACAGTAATAATGCATTCTCTTCAAATTCAGGCGCCAATAGTACTTCCAGGAAATGAGATTTCAGTTGTTCTGCCAATGATACTGTAATCGATCGATTGACACTCATTATACCCCCAAATGCAGAAACAGAATCTGCGGCCATTGCTTTTTGATATGCCGCTACTAAATCTTTCCCTGAACCTATTCCACAAGGATTGGTATGTTTTATAATTGCAACTGATGGCCGTTCAAAATCAGAAATAATTGAGTGAGCTGCATCTACATCCATTATGTTATTGTATGACAAATCAATACCATGGAGTTGCTCAAAACCATCAATCTCAGGCCCGGAATTTATTTGATAATACCCGGCTTTTTGATGAGGGTTTTCTCCATATCTCAGTTTTGATGTCCTTTGCAAAGGCAAAACCAATCTATCATTTAATTGATTGTTAAAGCCAGTATCCCCGGTAAAATATTCGGCAATCATGCCATCATAAAATGATGTCAATTGAAAAGCCTGGACCGCTAATTTTTTGCGAGATTCCTGGGAAAATGATCCTTGATTCTTTTCCATCTCCTCCTGGATCCAGTGATATTGTTCAGTGGATGTTATCACAGCAACATCTGAATAATTCTTTGCTGCTGAGCGAATCAACGTTGGCCCGCCAATATCGATCAATTCAACCATATCCTGGTGTGATTTATTTTTATCACCTGTATGTTCTAAAAAAGGATACAAATTAACCACAACTACGTCGATTGGCCCAATATCCAGTTCTCTTAATTGTCTTTCATGTTCTACATTATTTCTAATTGACAGAATTCCTGCAGCTATCTTTGGATGAATTGTTTTTACTCTCCCGCCAAGTATTTCAGGAGAACCTGTGTACTCGGAAATATCTTGAACTTGAATCCCATGATTCCTTAGGTGTTCTGCCGTCCCACCACTGCTGAGAATCTCATAACCAAAATTACTTAAATTTTCTGTAAATTCTGATATGCCTGTTTTATCATAAACGCTAATTATTGCTTTTTTAATACAAACCTCACTCATATGATACTCGGGAACTCCTTCATTTTTAAATAAATAGAATGATTAATTAACTTGGACTATTCATGACCTTATCACTGCCATGGGAGGGATCAATTTTGCAACTATTTTATACTTACAATTATGCTTTTTCAATTTTATGAAAATAGATCCCGTTATAATAAAACCAAAATGGAGTTGTAAACAAGTATTATCTTAAATATTGCTATTTTTTAAGAATTAATGCACGGTTATCATATATGCGGATTCGATCTTCAGCAAAAAGTTGAAGAGCTTTGGGGAATATCTCATGTTCTACTATCAGGACCCTGGCAGCCAAAGTTTCTTCCGTATCATTTTCTAAAACCGGAACCGACTTCTGGAGAATAATTGGACCGTGATCATAGATTTCATCCACAAGATGAACCGTCGCCCCTGAAATCTTACAACCCCGTTTAAGGACGGCATTATGCACATGAACTCCATACATTCCTTCACCTCCGAATGATGGAAGCAGCACCGGGTGAATGTTTAATATCCTATTAGGGTAATAGTTAATCAACTCAGGTGTTAGAAATTTGAGATAGCCCGCCAATACAACAAAATTAACTTTATATTTATTAAAGATTTTAACTATTTCCGCATCATATTCTTGAGGAGATGCGAAATTCTTCTTTGAAAGATATTCTGCTAGGATCCCACTTTGCGTTGCATAAAACAATACCCCCGCTGAATTTTTATTGGAGACCAGAACACAAACCTCAGCATCCAGTCTGCCTCTTTGAATTTCAGTCAAAATAGCTTTGAAATTTGATCCTCTTCCAGATGCCAGAACTCCTAATCGCAATTTAGCCACAATTCGATAATGTAATTATTTTGGGGGTGATAAATTTACTGCCATCATCCTGTTTCAACAACTGTTTCCAACAATCTAACTTTGAGAATTTCCGTATCGATTTCAACCTGGGCGCCTATTGGTATCGTTAATTTTTTTGCTTGATGACCATATTGAAACCCACAGACTACCGGTACGCTAAGGCCACCAAGATAATCATTAATGACCTCAGTAATACTTAAGCTTGGTTTTCCTTCTTCTGCTTCACAATCCAAAAATTGCCCGAGAATCACTCCATTAACCTGTTCGAAAACACCCATTAATTTTAGATGACTGAAATACCGATCTACTCGGTACGGTTCTTCGCCGACCTCTTCCAAAATCAAAATCGCACCATCAAAATCCGGTTGATAAGGAGTTCCCAAAATGCTGACCAGCACACTCAAACAACCTCCTAATAACCGGCCGTTTGCCTTCCCGGGGACGATAATTTCAGGTGAAACAAATGAACCCTCCGGAAAATGATTGTCCGATTCATATGAGCTTAATATAGACCACATGTTTTTTTCTGTGAAAGGATCGATTCCCGTCATTTCGACGGCAACCATAGGTCCCGAGAATGTAATTAATCCTGTTCGTCGCCAAATTGCTAATTGAATAGCCGTTAAATCACTATACCCCATCAGTATTTTGGGATTTTTACAAATCAAATCAAAATCCAAATTATCTAATAAGCGAGAAGTCCCATACCCGCCTCTGCTTGAAAAAATTGCTTTCACTTCTGGGTTACGAAACATAGAGTGAAGGTCATCCAACCTATCCTTATCAGTCCCGGCGAGATAACCATCTGAATCCTTTACATGATCACCAAAGACTACAGAATATCCGCAGTTCTTCAAATATCTTACCCCTTGGTTTAACTTTTCAGGTAGCATCGGACTTGCTAAAGACAGGACACCGATTTTGTCTCCCTTTAGTAAGGAAGGGGGCTTAATAGGAAGTATAGACACTTGCTCTTGATTGATTGTAAACTAACGATCTCTATATAATTCTTCAGGATTTAATAATTGGAACTCACCCAGTCCATAATAATCAGCAAAAATGAATTGACGATTCCTTTCAAAATAATACCATTGCTCGTACGCATGAATTTGTCTAGCTGAATAAATGGAAGCTTGTGCATTAAACGGCTCCCTGTCGACATCATTGGGCGCGCCAAACAAAACATAAACCATACCCATATCAGACTTCCACCCTGGACGCATAACGGAAAAATGAGCATTTGAATACGCTATTCGTCTATAATATTCATCCATTAACTCGTTGGTTGGGGTACCCGGGGTTGGATCTTTTTTAGCCCAAAATTCCTCGAATAGTTTTTGTTTTTTTTGTGGAGGCGCTCTTTTAATTTTATCAACTTCTTGCCTGTCGGTCAAGTATTGCATTTGCGATATTGATTCTTCTAAATTTTCCAGCAGATATAAAGAGCCTTGCATAACCTGGCGCAGAATATACCTTTTAACTTCTATTCGATTTTTGCTTGTCTTTATTTTTAGAGATAGAGTGTATCTTCCTGAACTTAAAACCGACTGAGAAAAAGGAATATAAACTTCAGTACGAAATTCTTTTTTTAGTTGTTTAAATTTACCTTTTTCAAGCTGCTTATTACGAAAATCCAACAAAGCATATTCTATTTCAAAGTCACCTTGAGTTTTACTATAAATTTCAAACATAGTAACGAGAAAATTCTGATCATCTTTTAGGTTGTCTGAAAACTGATCTTTAAGCCACTCTATTTTATTTGAATTTAGGATTTGGGAATTTAACAAAAACAAATCGCTAACACTAAGTTCCTGGCTGTTAAAATCCTCCATTTTTATTTTCCGGCTAAATTCACCGGTATTTTTAGAATCCAAATCTGTTACTTGACAAAGAAAATTATATTCCCCCGGGGCTGCTTCAACGGAAATATTGAATTGACTATAGATTAAATTAGAATTTGTACTATCATAATTAGAAGTGATTGCAGCTTTTTTATATGTCTTTGCAAAAACCTGTTCTTCATCTTGATTCCGGAGAATGATCGTCAGTTCAACT from candidate division KSB1 bacterium carries:
- a CDS encoding LD-carboxypeptidase; the encoded protein is MLPEKLNQGVRYLKNCGYSVVFGDHVKDSDGYLAGTDKDRLDDLHSMFRNPEVKAIFSSRGGYGTSRLLDNLDFDLICKNPKILMGYSDLTAIQLAIWRRTGLITFSGPMVAVEMTGIDPFTEKNMWSILSSYESDNHFPEGSFVSPEIIVPGKANGRLLGGCLSVLVSILGTPYQPDFDGAILILEEVGEEPYRVDRYFSHLKLMGVFEQVNGVILGQFLDCEAEEGKPSLSITEVINDYLGGLSVPVVCGFQYGHQAKKLTIPIGAQVEIDTEILKVRLLETVVETG
- a CDS encoding phosphoribosylglycinamide formyltransferase; the protein is MAKLRLGVLASGRGSNFKAILTEIQRGRLDAEVCVLVSNKNSAGVLFYATQSGILAEYLSKKNFASPQEYDAEIVKIFNKYKVNFVVLAGYLKFLTPELINYYPNRILNIHPVLLPSFGGEGMYGVHVHNAVLKRGCKISGATVHLVDEIYDHGPIILQKSVPVLENDTEETLAARVLIVEHEIFPKALQLFAEDRIRIYDNRALILKK
- the purH gene encoding bifunctional phosphoribosylaminoimidazolecarboxamide formyltransferase/IMP cyclohydrolase — protein: MSEVCIKKAIISVYDKTGISEFTENLSNFGYEILSSGGTAEHLRNHGIQVQDISEYTGSPEILGGRVKTIHPKIAAGILSIRNNVEHERQLRELDIGPIDVVVVNLYPFLEHTGDKNKSHQDMVELIDIGGPTLIRSAAKNYSDVAVITSTEQYHWIQEEMEKNQGSFSQESRKKLAVQAFQLTSFYDGMIAEYFTGDTGFNNQLNDRLVLPLQRTSKLRYGENPHQKAGYYQINSGPEIDGFEQLHGIDLSYNNIMDVDAAHSIISDFERPSVAIIKHTNPCGIGSGKDLVAAYQKAMAADSVSAFGGIMSVNRSITVSLAEQLKSHFLEVLLAPEFEENALLLLQKKKKLRILKYHPKKNMDAKLCIRNSLNGFLIQEEDNIQLKDSEIRVVSKRQPSENEMESMAFAWRAVKHVKSNAIVFSKSDRLLGIGAGQMSRVDSVALAIQKTKNAGLSLLASVMASDAFFPFRDGVDTAAKAGVTAIIQPGGSIRDEEVIDAVNEHGMTMVFTGKRHFRH
- a CDS encoding GWxTD domain-containing protein; this encodes MKINRIVLIGFIVSLFTTSALLAQILTSSRVQGSPQFTINIQNVAGDDDMSALVVKVNIPYDELQFLKKKNKEYRAEVELTIILRNQDEEQVFAKTYKKAAITSNYDSTNSNLIYSQFNISVEAAPGEYNFLCQVTDLDSKNTGEFSRKIKMEDFNSQELSVSDLFLLNSQILNSNKIEWLKDQFSDNLKDDQNFLVTMFEIYSKTQGDFEIEYALLDFRNKQLEKGKFKQLKKEFRTEVYIPFSQSVLSSGRYTLSLKIKTSKNRIEVKRYILRQVMQGSLYLLENLEESISQMQYLTDRQEVDKIKRAPPQKKQKLFEEFWAKKDPTPGTPTNELMDEYYRRIAYSNAHFSVMRPGWKSDMGMVYVLFGAPNDVDREPFNAQASIYSARQIHAYEQWYYFERNRQFIFADYYGLGEFQLLNPEELYRDR
- a CDS encoding rod shape-determining protein, whose translation is MNLFNYFSNDIAIDLGTANTLVYAKDKGILINEPSIVAISRVNQEIVAIGEDAREMIGRTPDEISTIRPLKDGVIADFELAEEMIRYFIRKMKFNRFIRPLVVVCIPSGITEVEKRAVRDSAEHAGAREVYLVEEPMAAAIGVDMPIMDPIGSMIVDIGGGTTEIAVIALGGIVTSVSVRIAGDEMDEAIVQYMKRKYNLLIGEKTGEQIKCTIGSTLPYKEDGSLHVKGRDLIAGIPKTVEITSKEIQEALTEPVNSIVEAVKLTLERTPPELSGDILDRGIILSGGGSLLKGLDMFIRDKTNLVVSVAEDPLTCVVRGTGLIVEDIEKYMKVLNKPKKY